CAAACAGCCATTATTTTCGTCAGCTGGTCTTTTTCACGGAATGGCCTTGAGGTGTCTTGAAGTGAAGATATGTTTATGTTCTTTGAAGTGACCGATGAATCTACAATAAAATCAGATTTTAATGTTCCTTATACACTTAATTACTTAAATAAGCATGTAGTTTTCTCACTCAATGCataaagcaaagattttttcCCGCCGAATAACACCATAATATGTCACATTTCAAATGCACATGGAAAAGTGTTTACGTCAGATAATACTCAATGCATAAAATTCTAAACAAAAGAAAGGCACTCACTCTAATGATTAAATATAACTCTATGTTGTCTTAAGCTTTAGTCTGGTACACTGTCAATCCCTCATAGTTATGCAATTAGAAaatataagcaaatattttatcACTCTCACTGCAAAATCGCAACAGAAACAAATATGGCGTCAATTATTTCCCACAATGCAATGCCGcgtaaaaatactttaaaataaatattcacaaATATTATTGCATCTATTACATTTTAATCTAATATAGCATATCTACTagttattaaagaaaaatattcaaaaaaatatttttttcaaattcgaCATCCGGTGATGATTAAAAACGCCTCCATTTGGTTTCGACCCGGACCAAAACTTCACGAACATGAACCGAAAATAATTGATTGGATAGgctatattgttttttaatacatgcagCAACATCTGGTCGTATCTTAAACTAGttgattaattacatttttaaataaccaATGTGTGAATAAGGGCTGAATTGACAAAAGGATTTCTTAAGGACTGTACAGTCTACAACAATCGAGCATCTGCGCTCCACATCGCTGACTTTTTAAGGGGATGAAATATCTACATATATGAGAAATTTGTTAATGCTGTTGAATAGGAAAGTAACGGAAATTTAATTGCAATTGGGGAAAGTGTTCTAATCATTATTATCGGGGgaatttattgaacaaaatgttacagctgaaataaaaatcatacccCCTTCCAAAAAACTAAGATAACACTCTAAGATATTATGAtggttttcaatttttaaagcaaattaaaagaatcattattacaaaaaatattaatatatcttGCTTTATAGGACTCGATCCCGAGCCTCAATATTATCGGATCATCTGTTCTGTGCGTTACTGACTAATCTTAATTCTTTTCGAACACGTAAATTGTTGACACCAGCCACTTCAGTTTCATCAATGGCTACTTATACCGGTCATTTTGTTTCgaaatatttaatcaaagtactgaagtactgaaatccgggctcttttgatgtgtctttatgcatattgtgcaGTAAAGACtgaaagtctctctctctctctctctctctctctctctctctctctctctctctcatgcttttaagaCATTAAAACGTCAGAAAGGCACCAAAGTTTGTAAGCgactataaacaaaaatatgtctgttcATCATTAGAGTATACTTCTACTctcacatcttcgctagccaagggtttacgatccgcTCCTCTCCTCGACAACCCTAGGAgcggatcgtaaacccttggctagcgaagatgctagTCTCATTACTCATTACAATGTAACTTGCACCATCCATGCATGTTTATGAATCTTATCTTCAATCAAGAGCAATTTAAATAAGTCTAAATTCCAGATATTTGCAGTGTAGTTAGGGTAAGATAAAAACAacgaattattttattcaaCGCAGTTTAAaacccatcttcgctagccaagagtTTACGATCCGCTCCTCTCCTCTACAGAGGAGAGGAgcggatcgtaaacccttggctagcgaagatgtttaAAACCATTATGACATTAAATTTCGATTGGAAATTGACCAAACTCTATAACAAATTACTTGAAGTaaaattaaggtcaagatctggtaaatgaaaggtgcctacaggttaaTAAAATTCGGTATATATAAGTTCTTTCACTAATGTTTCATAAAAATGGAGTGAatgggggcttaaatttttggtagaCACAATGAAAAAACGTATTTTGAACATTCATTTTccatgaaatatgaaaaaattatttacaaatatcgGAGTCACGTccatttttacatataaaatgtatCTAGTCCCAATTTTGCTAAACAAGGGACCATCCAACCCCTGTCGTTTTAAGGGAGTACAAAATGGAAATTTTACTCAGATATGTATTTAAAGATGTTCTCAGAATGTGGATGCTTTATATCATGAAATAGAACCATTCTAACacgaccttggactttcggtattatgtaactatctatttcttgtgtcaaaacaagtgaaaaatgacgctggtttgaAGTGAAATATACAGCGATTGCGTAgttttagctcaaaagccagacaaatcttgttgatttcaatgagctAAGGccgagtggccagcaatgaaatagacagggctacgtcacattgctgtttgacataaCTACCCAAAGTACAAGCTCCTGCTAAAATGGTACTAAATATCACGCAGAGACAAATGTTTCTAATGCATTTGACAAGCTAGTTATATATGGATACTTGTTTCAAAGTTAGCATTATTGTTGCTCTGGTGAGTGATGTGGTCCATGGGTCtctgtgtttaaaaaatttactggTGTTACTTTTGAGAATGCTTACAACGTTTTTGTATCTGGTAAATAACGCCTTGCTCTTATTGTTACACCTTTTGGTAGCTACTTTAATTAATTACACCGTTTTGGAAGGCGTTATAACGCCTTTCTTCGATCCGCTTTATAACGTCATTTGGAAGGACGAGACATaaccaattttaattttcagaaatattaatAGTTCATGAATTCTGTTCGGATTAACTTTTGAGACAACACAAAACTGagtaaaaatttgttaaatggggtgtttaatttttttccaatctTATGAAAATCATATGATGTTTTACCGTCCttacaaaatttgataaatatttaaattgtattgGAACCGCAGTCGCTCGGAGCCTCCACATATTCagaagtgtttaaaaattttttgttcCTTTTCTATACAAACAAAAAAGCATGTAACTCATTGTATGCCgttttcattatacatgtatatggatgaATTCTTTTCCACTGATTAAAAGGGGGTAGGGCGTCTATGAAATTTTGGAGGCTAAGACGGTCGACTAGCAAGAAAAAGAAGgttttgtattattataaatgacgttgaaaaatatatcaatgacAAAGAAGATGGGAAGATAAGATCGTGCAAATGCCCACTAGTTCGGTTTGGtcgtgaaataattttttattccaataaaatcttttcaaatacATTATAATACAAGCTTGCAAATGCACAACTTCTAactatttgcaatttttaatatatttaataaacgatcagaaaaaaaaattgcctaaAACTTTGGTGATATCGAACCCCCAGTTATCAGTAAGCCTGTCTCAGGTGCTCTacccactgagccatttcagacacaacaaagtgggtTGTTCAATtattatgtgtgactttggTCACGAATTTAAGgactttcattattttttcaaaattaacgTTCAACTaatgggatacaaaatgatacttttaatgtatagtgggtcatctctccacgtttttgttgattgaaataggtttgttttccattagaccttatGTAGACTATGAAAAATATGGGGCACAggcccactctataaaagaaagacccttgaagtaaaaaaaaaatgaaactatttggaggttttgatacgtatacgcctgtttgagtcaacatattccaagtattgaacatatttaaaggttttaaatcgatgataaatatatcttgtctaaaaaaaatcagatttattgacattttaatTTGTCAGTATCATATCCGTCCGTGtataggcattttacacgccttatccatcTATCTTCTTAGAGAAAAGTTTGTTTCACAAATCCATTTCTTTAAGAAAGTGGAAATTCGTTATTtacaaacatatatttaattttaatttgattttaaacacaCTGTCATATAATTATACGCAGACAACCGTAGCCTAGTAAACTTCATCTTTGAGGGCACATCCAAATGAATTTCTGAAATCTATGACCATTGCTGATTACGATACAACATTTATTCTGCTGGTGCTATAACTCTTTACAATATAAATTCActaaaaagaatttatatacaatgtactgaTATACAGTGTTCTTGACTTAcatctgtacatgtacctgacaTTTACTGAAGGTCAGGTTGTACTGTACCagaataaataattaaagaagACTTGAAGATACTGCATTTTAATTCTCAATGTAAAAATAGACACTGACTGTATTTGAGGTTCCATCAGCATACAAGTGAGCATTCTTACATGCATTGAAATCCATGTGAAACACAAAATTGAATGtggtaaatgtatttaaaattttaaatgtaaaaacatacaaaatgtagtaaaaaaaaaatgtacaattacatttaaaattttagttcaTTACAGTTTAACTTGTCTAGACTATTAAAATCATGTTAAATcttttttactttgattttcatttttggaGGGACATATATCctgaattttgttgttgttgcccAACATGTAAGGTGTATACAAATACTGCTGCAGATAACAAAGAACATACAAAAATAACCTAAAAACCTAGTTCTGGAGCCCTCTTAGGAATACAATGTAAACTCATTCATAGACCAGTAGAGTATAGATGTAAACTCACATGCCAAAATTATGACAGTTTATCAAATGCAAAAcctatataaaattttgataggTGCTGTATTGcaacatgtaccagtatataaaatttcGATGCTGTATCATTTATCTGTTGAAGGATGCAAGCTCAGAAATGGAGGCCAAAATGATAtttcacaaatacatgtaagctACAAAGCCTAAAAAACTCAGCATCTatctattcaaatttttttttgaacaattctttgaaaaaatgttggttttaaATGGAATAAAGTtttagttaaaataaaataaaattgacataCTATAGGCACCTGGGTGATTTatggtggtatgggacatctgtcgatattaatgtagaataaagtaaattataataaGGATACTTTCActgatttagaattttcaaatcttaaaatatttaacaaaaaatacattttaaaaatttgtggaaaggcaaaaatttttaaatccccAGTGTGATTCAAACTCCTAAAATTGATACTCAAAAACAACACAAACAATAAACTTGAAATGGTATATCGATGACAATGGTAGAAGTTACATTTGTTTAAAGCAACAGTTAAGATGGTATgagacatctgtcgatattaatgtggatttaATTACATTATAGTTGTAATACTTTCACCAGtttggaattttcaaaatttacaatacttaaccaaataatatgttttaaaaaattttggaaaggtaaaaaaattaaaatacccATTGGGactcgaactcatgacttacagattcgtagtggaccctctaacccactgcgctatgTTCTTAGGTGACAATTTTGGGAAGGaaactatatataaaatcacacttgatttcattgtttattttgataaacagtacgtcacaacatggaggtgtcccatacaacCTTAAAAGGTGAAAACAATAGATAATGATGTTCATACATACACTTCATGTTAaagtaattttacattaaaacatgtaaatcaattaaaaacagTCATGACTTATATAAGAGATTGTCATTTGTTATACCCAGTACTTGTATAACTGTTCCCAAACCTGACtacaaagggaaaaaaacaataaacaaagatCAAAATGATGCTGGTGGGTAACCAACTAAAAAACATGTCATATAAAGGTAattcaataaatgaaatatcataTTAATGCTGAATATCACAGGAATTCCTAGCCATTAGTCGAACACTACTGTCTTTAGAGCATCCTCTTCTTTGATTTCTAGTGTTGCGACGGCTCCATCGTTAAACTTAAATGAAGACCCACCATCCACAACTAAACAAGCATCCCACATACGAGAACAGATCTCAATCCTGGAAAACAGATGGTTTTTATCAGTTAACATGGCTTATTTTTATAAGATGAGAATGAGAAAATGACAAAAGCATTCATTACCGGAGGTTGGATTTTAAggcaacagaaaaaaataccacACATTGTATAGCATTTTACATCTTCAGTTATTTtgtgatattattttaatttgaacagaGACTTGGCAATGTATACAACAAATAGCATGAGGGTGAGCATCCACAGTGAAGATACAGGTATTTTCACCTGAAATATACTTGTTAGACTTATATTACTGGTATGAAGTAAAAAGGATTTTTCAGACACATTTtagttgtatacatgtatgatcacTTACTTTTTGGCAAATCCATTCGGATGTCCCACTTGAAAAACACCTAGAAAGCAACATAGTTCTCGGATTcagaaagtgaaaaaaaaaaccaaaacaataaATGCCTGATACTTccataaaatcaaatttgataaaatgaacaCTAGACAATCAATCCTAAGCTTTTCATGAAATATTACTTAGAGATGACAGATTTACCATTTCTGACAGGGTCCCTGGTTGTAAAGGCCATTTTTGGTTCACTAGGATCAAACTTCAAGGAATCATTGTATTTTTGGGTGACTTTGTAGATCAAATTTGGATCCAACAAATTCACATGTTTACCAGGCATTAGATCACTGGCTGTacaaagtgaaacaaaatgataGTGAAAAATAGTACTGAAACAGAATGTGTGAGACAAGCACTAATAACATAGCTCATAGAATACTATTCTCTTATTTGGACAGGCATAGTCTTCAGGCTATACCTGTCCACTTCCCAAAAGAGAATGATAGAATACTTGTACTTGTGCAATTATTTGTGAAATTAAATATGCTTGTGGCAACATAGTTGGCTCCATAAACCTTTGCTTGGTCATCTAAATGCTGGATTGATGTCTACTTCTCATTAAAATTACTGTCAGAAACTTTTCTAGTGCTGTATTTAAGATGTTTATTGGATTTTTACCTTGAATACGGATAATGTACCAAAGTGGTTTTTTATGAATATGGTAAACAAACTATTTACCATATCCCAGTACGGTCTTTATAGCTTGCTGAGGGAGGTTGTTTATATGGTAAAACCATGATGTCGACCCAGTGCCTGTGCAAATGGCAATTCCAGAACTCTTGTGCTTCTCACTGGGATGATCatcaacttttatttcataGTATGAGACTCTGTCAAATAAATAACACaccaaggtacatgtattaatctgtCAGTTGCAAGTCAAATATGCAAAACTAATTTAAATGTTGTTTGAATTTCATACATTCGCTACTCTATTAAAAAGGTACTAGAAAGTAATACAGAAAGcattttgcaagattttaacaagaaaaattataccTGGAGGACAAGCTCTCTCCGATAAAGACCTCATTGAGAGCAAGCACTGGCAAAATTCTTGGACTACTGGCATTCTCAGTAACATTAACATTTTGTCGGTATGTTTCACTTTCCATAACATGTTCTGAAAATCGGTGTTCATAGAACTGTAGCTGTTGATCATGAAGTTCTATTGGTTCATCGTTTTCATGTATTCCGGACATGGTAATACGAATTCTTTGGCGGCGTTTCcacctaaaataaaaataatacagtgTTTCTCAGTTaattattttctgaaatatcatttaaggtggctcatcataccatgaaatattttctcaaatcagcagaaaattacttgattatgatcataatggataaaaagtatttaagtctaataggcaaaaaatgtgcaattttggatgaaaaattacattttcaaaaatttaattcagttatcatgaacaaaagctccaggcggattccATCTCATGACCTGCgtttcagaagcccaatactttaaccactgagctacgatgatatacaaccaaatcgaacgatataaacagtttaacaaaacatttaaatcgccaccttgtgacgtagtgtcttaaaaagtataagtgtaggtgaagtgaggtaccttaatttTGAGTAACAATATATTTGACATTTAGATTGctgttatataaatatgaatGCTAATTCAGttcatgatttttatataaacCATAACTGAGATTTGGTTCTCATTGATATTTGCACCAATACCTTCAAATATCAAGTACCCAGTACAGTTGAATGACAGCCGAGATTAGAACACTCAACAGAATTATTAACCGCTGAAAAAATCTGTAAGACacaacttttcaatttttttttttcttgatcccATTAAGTTTGGGATAACAAGATTTGACTgtatattgtgatatttttaaagagcCTGGAATGTTTTTTCCAACATTGATGTCATATAGTTCTACATAATGAATATCATTGgaaacaaataatatattttagaattcttATGATTTATACAAGAAACTAACTTGTATATTACTGGTACCTAAATTTTCCTTCTAGAAGTCTCTTTAAAGCATGTTCAAATCTGGCCCCAGAATACTTCTCTTTAGGCAGACAAAGACACCCCTCTGACCTAAATAAATATGActtcatttgttattttaattgcaaTGCATATTAATGTATGTAGCAatagataataaataaataatcacaATAGAGTACAACATCTACGGTACATGCATATCATATTGCAATTTTTTCCCATACTTCATGTTTTTCGGAGGTGTAA
This portion of the Magallana gigas chromosome 7, xbMagGiga1.1, whole genome shotgun sequence genome encodes:
- the LOC105329639 gene encoding NAD kinase 2, mitochondrial, whose protein sequence is MACQILTQLHGLHSIFASKVTHLQVLNNCNFAYSIIRTYGSEQFQPKKAVILKKMTRYEFEKTVHKGSTEEELKHYLEGKRSDYNGLRSRHENHCRSIDSITKSLVNHGIETKVVSRHQFTPDLIRWADVLFTAGGDGTYLLAASKVTDKNKPLIGINTDPSRSEGCLCLPKEKYSGARFEHALKRLLEGKFRWKRRQRIRITMSGIHENDEPIELHDQQLQFYEHRFSEHVMESETYRQNVNVTENASSPRILPVLALNEVFIGESLSSRVSYYEIKVDDHPSEKHKSSGIAICTGTGSTSWFYHINNLPQQAIKTVLGYASDLMPGKHVNLLDPNLIYKVTQKYNDSLKFDPSEPKMAFTTRDPVRNGVFQVGHPNGFAKKIEICSRMWDACLVVDGGSSFKFNDGAVATLEIKEEDALKTVVFD